A genomic window from Desulfobotulus mexicanus includes:
- the purE gene encoding 5-(carboxyamino)imidazole ribonucleotide mutase, with the protein MKTAETECPLVGIIMGSRSDWETMRHAADMLDELGVSHEVEVVSAHRTPDKLFQYAESAEERGLELVIAGAGGAAHLPGMVAAKCVLPVLGVPVQSRALNGMDSLLSIVQMPAGIPVGTLAIGRAGAINAALLAASILGIRYPQIRQAVAAYRRSQTESVLAQPDPRRQTP; encoded by the coding sequence CGCTCGGACTGGGAAACCATGCGTCATGCGGCGGATATGCTGGATGAGCTGGGCGTTTCCCACGAGGTGGAAGTGGTATCGGCCCACAGAACACCGGATAAGCTGTTTCAGTATGCCGAATCCGCAGAGGAGAGGGGTCTTGAGCTTGTGATTGCCGGAGCCGGTGGCGCGGCCCATCTTCCGGGTATGGTTGCGGCAAAGTGCGTCCTGCCTGTTCTGGGGGTTCCCGTGCAGTCCAGGGCACTCAATGGCATGGACTCCCTTCTTTCCATTGTACAGATGCCAGCCGGTATTCCCGTTGGCACCCTTGCCATTGGCCGGGCTGGAGCCATTAACGCCGCATTGCTGGCCGCAAGTATACTGGGCATCCGCTACCCTCAGATTCGTCAGGCCGTGGCTGCCTATAGGCGCAGCCAGACGGAAAGCGTTCTGGCGCAGCCGGATCCGCGAAGGCAGACACCATGA
- a CDS encoding 5-(carboxyamino)imidazole ribonucleotide synthase, whose product MKIGMLGGGQLARMLALAGIPLGCEFTIFSPDREACAAPLGRSCCYDYSDAEALMDLAASSDVIGFEFENVPVRTLDFLADHLPVRPGPEALRLAQDRVHEKELFTELDIPCAAFFPVDSLEDLHRAAALIGLPAVLKARRQGYDGRGQTLIRQMDEMAPAWQLLGGQPAILESLVDFDREISVIAVRAASGETAFYALSENTHHHGILRLAVSQPHDSMQAQAERYAQRLLDRLDYVGVLALELFQAGDHLLANEYAPRVHNSGHWTIEGAATSQFENHLRAIMGLPLGSTALRGVAATINLIGTVPDMARILGTPNTCLHLYGKACKPGRKLGHVTVCADSMKQLNQILSDLSGLFSSEAVSAVAEAGHYQNQKQGGCA is encoded by the coding sequence ATGAAAATCGGGATGCTGGGAGGCGGGCAGCTGGCCCGAATGCTGGCTCTGGCCGGTATTCCCCTTGGCTGTGAATTTACCATTTTTTCCCCGGACCGGGAGGCCTGCGCTGCGCCACTGGGACGCTCATGCTGTTATGATTACAGCGATGCAGAAGCTCTCATGGATCTGGCGGCCAGCTCTGATGTTATTGGTTTTGAATTTGAAAATGTTCCTGTCCGGACACTGGATTTTCTTGCGGACCATTTACCTGTCCGTCCCGGGCCGGAAGCATTAAGGCTGGCCCAGGATCGTGTCCATGAAAAGGAACTTTTCACGGAGCTGGACATACCCTGTGCGGCCTTTTTTCCAGTGGATTCTCTGGAAGATCTTCACAGGGCAGCGGCACTCATAGGTCTGCCCGCCGTTCTCAAGGCGAGACGGCAGGGATATGACGGCAGGGGTCAGACCCTTATACGGCAGATGGATGAAATGGCTCCGGCCTGGCAGCTTCTGGGTGGGCAGCCCGCAATTCTGGAAAGTCTTGTGGATTTTGACCGGGAAATATCCGTCATTGCCGTACGTGCCGCATCCGGGGAAACGGCCTTTTATGCCCTTTCCGAAAACACCCATCACCATGGCATACTGCGCCTTGCCGTAAGTCAGCCCCATGATTCCATGCAGGCGCAGGCCGAGCGTTATGCCCAAAGGCTCCTTGACAGGCTCGATTATGTCGGGGTGCTGGCTTTGGAACTTTTTCAGGCAGGTGACCACCTGCTTGCCAATGAATATGCACCAAGGGTCCATAATTCAGGCCACTGGACCATCGAGGGAGCGGCAACAAGTCAGTTTGAAAATCATCTGCGGGCCATCATGGGACTGCCGCTGGGTTCAACTGCTCTTCGGGGGGTTGCCGCCACCATCAACCTCATCGGTACCGTGCCGGATATGGCCCGGATACTTGGAACTCCCAACACCTGTCTGCACCTTTACGGCAAGGCCTGTAAACCAGGTCGCAAGCTCGGCCACGTAACGGTATGCGCCGACAGCATGAAGCAGTTGAATCAGATCCTATCGGATCTGTCAGGACTGTTCTCATCTGAAGCGGTGTCTGCCGTGGCCGAAGCTGGCCATTATCAGAATCAGAAACAAGGAGGATGTGCATGA
- a CDS encoding carbon monoxide dehydrogenase beta subunit family protein, which translates to MRESSYKVLPGPEGYLPPAAATMGVMLPDPGQAIMEGESVDRDIALRAAARKLIEARNPVFFPGPLILWDWKPGVAEKATALKELAEAVGAKMIPMPDYRPKYPMINPAIEVNPNHPNLTIWHNKIDVCLFIGVHCHYANLALKIIRGGTDCYTIAVCAEAGHEEAMISLRDAGLCELQRLRELVIELKGGKNQ; encoded by the coding sequence ATGAGAGAGTCAAGCTACAAAGTGCTTCCCGGTCCGGAGGGCTATCTGCCCCCTGCGGCCGCTACAATGGGGGTGATGCTTCCCGATCCCGGTCAGGCGATCATGGAAGGGGAGTCGGTGGACAGGGATATCGCCCTGCGGGCGGCTGCCCGGAAACTGATTGAAGCCAGAAATCCGGTTTTCTTCCCCGGTCCGCTGATCCTCTGGGACTGGAAACCCGGCGTGGCGGAAAAGGCCACAGCCCTCAAAGAGCTTGCAGAAGCCGTTGGGGCAAAGATGATTCCCATGCCGGACTACCGGCCCAAGTATCCGATGATCAACCCGGCCATTGAGGTCAACCCCAACCACCCGAATCTTACCATCTGGCACAACAAGATTGATGTCTGCCTTTTTATCGGTGTTCATTGTCACTATGCCAATCTTGCCCTGAAGATCATCCGCGGCGGAACCGACTGCTACACCATTGCCGTATGCGCCGAGGCGGGTCATGAGGAAGCCATGATTTCCCTGCGGGATGCCGGTCTTTGCGAACTGCAGCGATTGCGGGAACTTGTAATTGAACTGAAAGGTGGCAAGAACCAATGA
- a CDS encoding transketolase C-terminal domain-containing protein: MIDQKIVDPDYLLFEAPRTSEYITGSEAVREAIKRANVDMAIAYPITPQSESMHLVGDIYAQGYVKEYFRGENEFAVMSSVAGASMAGVRVFTATGGPGTMRAFEVFPTWAGARLPIVCAFMTRGVNSPLTIQPDTIEMAYLLETGILMLHAENSQDLHDMLLMAFMVAEKTDVHIPVGVFADGFFVTHTRDKVNMLPEDCKLPSYDPYSAPVPVMDMENVPVRQMRDPFVMKSNFISYAAHASWQQEIDAAAERSRKYLNHYLGGLIDVEHEDADIFIATSGTAVSQSREAIAIAREEGINVGLIKIKSIRPFPREEICALASRAKGIIVPEFNRVGWLAKEICNVIDEPRKVVRGPRVFGGMTMPPELILAEIRRIHQ; the protein is encoded by the coding sequence ATGATAGATCAGAAGATTGTTGATCCGGATTATCTATTGTTTGAAGCCCCCCGCACCAGTGAGTACATCACCGGCAGCGAGGCTGTCAGGGAGGCCATAAAACGTGCCAACGTTGATATGGCCATTGCCTATCCCATTACACCCCAGTCCGAAAGCATGCATCTGGTTGGAGATATTTATGCCCAGGGGTATGTGAAGGAATATTTCCGGGGTGAAAATGAATTTGCCGTCATGTCTTCGGTTGCGGGTGCATCCATGGCCGGGGTGCGTGTTTTTACGGCCACGGGCGGTCCCGGAACCATGCGGGCCTTTGAGGTGTTCCCCACCTGGGCCGGTGCCCGTCTTCCCATTGTCTGTGCCTTCATGACCCGCGGAGTGAACTCCCCCCTGACCATCCAGCCGGACACCATTGAGATGGCCTATCTGCTGGAAACGGGCATCCTGATGCTGCATGCGGAAAATTCCCAGGATCTGCATGACATGCTCCTCATGGCCTTCATGGTGGCAGAAAAAACGGACGTGCATATTCCTGTGGGAGTCTTTGCAGACGGGTTTTTCGTGACCCATACCCGGGACAAGGTGAATATGCTCCCCGAAGACTGCAAGCTCCCCTCCTATGATCCCTATAGTGCTCCGGTTCCGGTTATGGATATGGAAAATGTACCGGTACGGCAGATGCGTGATCCCTTTGTTATGAAGAGTAACTTCATCAGCTATGCTGCCCATGCTTCCTGGCAGCAGGAGATTGATGCGGCCGCAGAACGTTCCCGCAAATATCTTAATCACTACCTTGGCGGCCTGATTGATGTGGAACACGAGGATGCGGATATCTTTATTGCAACCTCGGGTACGGCTGTGAGTCAGAGCCGTGAGGCCATTGCCATTGCCCGGGAAGAGGGAATTAATGTGGGCCTCATCAAGATTAAAAGCATCCGTCCCTTCCCCCGGGAAGAGATCTGTGCCCTGGCATCCCGGGCAAAGGGCATCATTGTACCGGAATTCAACCGCGTGGGCTGGCTTGCCAAGGAAATATGCAATGTGATTGATGAACCCCGCAAGGTTGTCCGGGGGCCCAGGGTTTTTGGCGGTATGACCATGCCACCGGAGCTTATTCTTGCAGAAATCAGGAGGATCCATCAATGA
- a CDS encoding thiamine pyrophosphate-dependent enzyme, translating into MKTGMLKISPGFEDIMPPEYRELVDNGPYGKNYGIGDLGSYKELLEEHPLCAGCGLALSLRLTLASLPMPEDTVIVGSTGCSALAFPQVALHNIHSLFGNQNAVASGLKRALKLRFPDKEKDVVVIAGDGATADIGLDMVMQSWLRREKITTIMLDNEAYANTGGQESGMSMQGAVLNMAPTGKKFPKLSLPEIAQTCGCAYVAAASPAKPKQLAKVVRRAILVAREIGPTYVQLYSPCPTNYKFNPKETVSLIKQREKDGLYQSKEYISQEAKAFLESIEVKK; encoded by the coding sequence ATGAAAACCGGAATGCTGAAAATATCTCCCGGATTTGAGGATATCATGCCGCCGGAATACCGGGAGCTGGTGGATAATGGTCCCTACGGCAAAAACTACGGCATCGGTGACCTTGGATCTTACAAGGAGCTTCTGGAAGAACACCCCCTTTGTGCCGGCTGTGGTCTGGCCCTTTCCCTGCGTCTCACACTGGCATCCCTTCCCATGCCGGAAGATACGGTGATTGTCGGTTCCACCGGTTGCAGTGCGCTGGCTTTCCCCCAGGTGGCACTGCACAATATCCACTCCCTGTTCGGCAATCAGAATGCCGTTGCCTCCGGACTGAAACGGGCATTGAAACTGCGCTTCCCGGATAAGGAAAAGGATGTGGTGGTCATTGCCGGAGACGGTGCCACCGCCGACATCGGCCTTGATATGGTAATGCAGTCCTGGCTGCGCCGTGAAAAAATCACCACCATCATGCTGGACAATGAGGCCTATGCCAATACCGGTGGTCAGGAAAGCGGCATGTCCATGCAGGGTGCGGTTCTGAACATGGCACCTACGGGGAAAAAGTTTCCCAAGCTTTCTTTGCCGGAGATTGCCCAGACCTGTGGCTGCGCCTATGTGGCTGCGGCTTCACCGGCCAAACCCAAGCAGCTGGCAAAGGTTGTGAGGCGGGCCATTCTGGTGGCAAGGGAGATTGGTCCCACCTATGTGCAGCTCTACAGTCCCTGTCCCACAAACTACAAGTTCAACCCCAAAGAGACCGTATCCCTGATCAAGCAGCGGGAGAAGGATGGGCTTTATCAGAGCAAAGAGTATATTTCACAGGAAGCCAAGGCGTTTCTGGAGAGTATTGAGGTGAAAAAATGA
- a CDS encoding 2-oxoacid:acceptor oxidoreductase family protein encodes MNAMERVFIRMSGLGGQGAVTAAHILGSAANKDGLESTVNPFFGAEKRLAPAESYVRISSEKVYEKGEVLYPNIIMIFHPHVITMGKCYTMPFFDGLQEGGSILINSDEPLISDEDLKRLSDLNAKIYYVPGTRVATEVAGSELSTNIAMLGGLYAMRKLTSMEALKESMIERFGGGKFVASGTTAALDDAVTGKFAKVSQMIEKNMELIDAAGAALTEFPLPGTKGGE; translated from the coding sequence ATGAATGCAATGGAAAGAGTCTTTATCCGGATGTCCGGCCTTGGAGGGCAGGGTGCAGTAACAGCCGCCCATATTCTTGGAAGTGCTGCCAACAAGGACGGCCTTGAAAGTACAGTCAATCCCTTTTTCGGTGCGGAAAAGCGCCTTGCGCCTGCGGAAAGCTATGTTCGTATTTCTTCAGAGAAGGTTTATGAAAAGGGGGAAGTGCTGTATCCCAACATAATTATGATCTTTCATCCCCACGTCATCACCATGGGCAAGTGCTACACCATGCCCTTTTTTGACGGACTGCAGGAAGGAGGCTCCATTCTCATAAACTCCGATGAACCCCTCATCAGTGATGAGGATCTGAAGCGTCTTTCTGATCTGAATGCAAAAATCTACTATGTACCGGGTACAAGGGTTGCCACGGAAGTCGCAGGTTCAGAGCTTTCAACCAACATTGCCATGCTCGGCGGCCTTTACGCCATGCGGAAACTCACCTCCATGGAAGCCCTGAAGGAATCCATGATAGAGCGTTTTGGTGGCGGAAAGTTTGTTGCTTCGGGAACAACGGCTGCACTGGATGATGCTGTTACGGGTAAATTTGCTAAGGTCAGTCAGATGATAGAGAAAAATATGGAACTGATTGATGCAGCCGGGGCCGCTTTGACGGAGTTCCCTCTGCCGGGAACAAAGGGAGGTGAGTGA
- a CDS encoding 4Fe-4S binding protein translates to MYLSVRVDKEKCIGCKICITSCPEPNVFIFLPEQKLVEVNESRCKACGLCTTVCAKEALKIG, encoded by the coding sequence ATGTATTTATCAGTCAGAGTGGATAAGGAAAAATGTATCGGGTGCAAAATCTGCATCACCAGTTGTCCGGAACCCAATGTATTTATTTTTTTGCCGGAGCAAAAGCTTGTGGAAGTCAATGAGAGCCGCTGCAAGGCCTGCGGACTCTGCACAACGGTCTGTGCGAAGGAAGCCCTGAAAATCGGCTGA
- a CDS encoding transketolase C-terminal domain-containing protein has translation MCSEKKKNRDTIAELLHGLRNKAFITGSEAVAEAVKRANVDMAIAYPITPQSESMHLVGELFAKGHIKDYYRAENEFAVMAAVHGAALGGGRVFTATSGPGTLRAMEMFPVWAGARQPIVCAFMCRGVSLPPSIQPENIEMGMLLDTGMLMLHAENGQDFFDMILQAYLVAEQPDVHLPVGVFADGFFVTHTREEMLLPPEDCCLPPYDPGFAPVPVFDMETPPMRITRDPLLNKSNFISGNANASWHQEVLAAAERARKHIAHFMGGLLEVENPGAKIFIAASGTAVSQSREALRMMQAEGMDVGLIKIKSIRPFPGSELSKALEAADLVVVPEFNAGGWLAREIRATIDRNHRVIGAPRVFGGMTMPPWLIVEEVKKALGAGQSRGGC, from the coding sequence ATGTGTTCAGAAAAAAAGAAGAACAGGGATACCATTGCAGAGCTGCTCCACGGTTTGCGCAATAAAGCCTTCATCACCGGCAGTGAAGCCGTTGCCGAGGCCGTTAAGCGGGCCAATGTTGATATGGCCATTGCCTATCCCATTACACCGCAGTCGGAAAGCATGCATCTGGTGGGTGAGCTTTTCGCCAAAGGGCATATCAAGGATTATTACAGGGCGGAAAACGAGTTTGCCGTCATGGCAGCGGTGCATGGTGCTGCCTTAGGTGGCGGTCGGGTCTTCACCGCCACAAGCGGACCGGGCACCCTCCGGGCCATGGAGATGTTTCCGGTATGGGCCGGTGCCAGGCAGCCCATTGTCTGTGCCTTTATGTGCCGTGGCGTTTCCCTGCCTCCATCCATTCAACCGGAAAATATTGAGATGGGGATGCTGCTGGATACGGGCATGCTGATGCTTCACGCCGAGAATGGTCAGGATTTTTTCGATATGATCCTTCAGGCCTATCTGGTGGCGGAACAGCCCGATGTTCACCTGCCCGTGGGGGTCTTTGCCGATGGTTTTTTTGTGACCCACACAAGGGAGGAAATGCTGCTGCCACCGGAGGACTGCTGTCTTCCTCCCTATGATCCGGGTTTTGCCCCGGTGCCTGTATTTGATATGGAAACCCCTCCCATGCGCATCACCCGTGATCCCCTGCTGAATAAAAGTAATTTCATCAGTGGCAACGCCAATGCCAGCTGGCATCAGGAAGTGCTGGCAGCAGCGGAGCGGGCCAGAAAGCATATCGCACATTTCATGGGCGGACTGCTGGAAGTGGAAAACCCCGGCGCAAAAATTTTCATTGCCGCATCGGGAACGGCCGTATCCCAGTCACGGGAAGCCCTGCGTATGATGCAGGCTGAGGGAATGGATGTGGGCCTTATTAAAATTAAATCCATCCGTCCCTTTCCGGGCAGCGAACTGTCTAAGGCACTGGAAGCGGCAGATCTGGTTGTGGTGCCGGAATTCAATGCAGGCGGGTGGCTTGCACGGGAAATCAGGGCAACCATCGACCGGAATCACCGTGTCATCGGTGCGCCAAGGGTTTTTGGTGGCATGACCATGCCCCCATGGCTGATTGTGGAAGAAGTCAAAAAGGCCCTTGGGGCCGGACAAAGCAGGGGAGGGTGCTGA